The genomic window TATATCTGAAAATGCTTTTGAAGATTTAAATATTAGTCATTCCATTCGTGAAAATGTGGTAGAAGTTTGGTCAAGTATTATGGTGAGTGAAGATATACCACTTTGGTTACATGATATGCAGCTGATTCAAGAAGGGAAGAAAGAATATCATGATATGGAATACCGTGTGTATAATAAAGAAGGTCAAGTTATATGGGTTTCATGTCGTGGAAAAGTGAGTAAAGATCAATGCAATAGACCAACTTATATGGTTGGGAGAATTTCTAATATTGGTAAAGAAAATAAATTTGATAATATTACAGGATTAAAAAATAGAAAACAATTTGAAAAGGATTTAACAACACTTTTAAATTTGGGAGATCAAAAAGAAGGTGTTATTGTTGTTTTGGATATAGATAATTTTAAAAATATTAATGAACGGTATGGATATGCTTTTGGAGATCGAACTTTGAATTTGATTTCAACACAATTATTAACTGTTTTACCTAAAGGGTGCCAAATGTATCGCTTAGATGGTGATGAGTTTGCTTTTTTAATTGAAAATGGAACTGAAAATCTTACACAAACTATTTATGAAAATATTCAATTATTTGTAACAAATAATTTTATTATGGATCATCAGCGTGTTTATATTTCTTTATCTGCTGGAGCATGTTTTTATCCTAAAGATGGACACAATTATCAGAAACTTTTTAGACATGCTGAAAATGCTGTTGAAATCGCAAAAATGAATGGGAAAAATCAATTGGTTTTCTTTTCAAAAGAAATGTATCAAAGAAAATTAAAGATTATTGAATTACAGGAAAGTTTGCATAATACAGTTGTTAATGGATGTAATGAGTTTGAATTATATTATCAGCCTCAAATTGATGTACAAACGAAAGAAGTTGTTGGAGCAGAAGCTTTACTTCGTTGGCATTCTCCTCAACATGGTGAAGTTTCACCCATTGATTTTATTCCCTTGTTG from Candidatus Stoquefichus sp. SB1 includes these protein-coding regions:
- a CDS encoding bifunctional diguanylate cyclase/phosphodiesterase, whose protein sequence is MSSITKSDDLNVDIFFDLLSESTDDYLFMWNIQSGIFHISENAFEDLNISHSIRENVVEVWSSIMVSEDIPLWLHDMQLIQEGKKEYHDMEYRVYNKEGQVIWVSCRGKVSKDQCNRPTYMVGRISNIGKENKFDNITGLKNRKQFEKDLTTLLNLGDQKEGVIVVLDIDNFKNINERYGYAFGDRTLNLISTQLLTVLPKGCQMYRLDGDEFAFLIENGTENLTQTIYENIQLFVTNNFIMDHQRVYISLSAGACFYPKDGHNYQKLFRHAENAVEIAKMNGKNQLVFFSKEMYQRKLKIIELQESLHNTVVNGCNEFELYYQPQIDVQTKEVVGAEALLRWHSPQHGEVSPIDFIPLLEESQLIIQVGKWVFEEAVKQCEIWQKYNPDFMMSINVSYIQLKENALLEYLKNEHNKNHSPIKNCILELTENCWVPNLQFINQEFKNIQKMGYGVAIDDFGTGYSSLSHLKELPANVIKIDRSFVQGIHEESYEYIFLEYIVKLAHVIHLKVCVEGVETEEEYQVVKKTDPDYIQGFLFGKPIPVLEFEERYFHD